One stretch of Roseimicrobium sp. ORNL1 DNA includes these proteins:
- a CDS encoding DUF4185 domain-containing protein, giving the protein MKLPHQGLRACILLALLQFATTPVPAAEPPYPPSPVIVGMEWASNETILRMAKDGDNWPVTWADDDALYTTWGDGTGFLPKTKEKLSLGFARVTGTPDKFTGENVRSPGEQLGQGRDGKKGWGILSVEGALYLWLGHADNKGGQTQLAWSRDHAKTWTFADWKFAEFGMMGFVNFGKDYAGARDGYVYAYSHDGPLADTPADHFILMRAPKDKLTSRDAWEFFVKLDAKGQPQWSRDITQRGPVFQHRDACLRSAMTYCAPLKRYLWWQHIPLPAGSKDRGDTRYTGGFAIYDAPEPWGPWTTAYYTEKWDVGPGEHGDFPSKWMSEDGKTLYLVFSGEDSFSVREVTVRGE; this is encoded by the coding sequence ATGAAGCTGCCTCATCAAGGTCTTCGCGCATGCATCCTCCTGGCACTCCTCCAGTTCGCCACCACTCCAGTTCCCGCCGCCGAGCCTCCCTACCCACCCAGCCCCGTCATCGTCGGCATGGAGTGGGCCTCGAATGAAACCATCCTGCGCATGGCCAAGGATGGCGACAACTGGCCGGTCACCTGGGCAGATGATGATGCGCTCTACACCACGTGGGGAGACGGCACCGGCTTCCTGCCCAAGACAAAAGAAAAGCTCAGCCTCGGTTTCGCACGTGTCACCGGCACACCGGACAAGTTCACCGGTGAAAACGTCCGCTCACCCGGTGAGCAACTCGGTCAGGGCCGCGATGGCAAGAAGGGCTGGGGCATCCTCAGCGTGGAGGGCGCACTTTATCTCTGGCTCGGTCACGCAGACAACAAAGGCGGACAAACCCAGCTAGCCTGGTCACGCGATCACGCGAAGACCTGGACCTTCGCTGATTGGAAGTTCGCCGAGTTCGGCATGATGGGTTTTGTGAATTTCGGCAAGGACTACGCCGGTGCTCGTGATGGCTATGTCTATGCCTATTCCCACGATGGCCCCTTGGCTGATACACCTGCGGATCACTTCATCTTGATGCGTGCGCCCAAGGACAAGCTGACCTCGCGAGATGCGTGGGAGTTCTTCGTGAAGCTCGATGCCAAGGGCCAACCGCAATGGTCACGCGACATCACGCAACGCGGTCCCGTATTCCAGCATCGCGATGCCTGTCTGCGCTCCGCCATGACTTACTGCGCTCCGTTGAAGCGCTACCTCTGGTGGCAGCACATCCCTTTGCCCGCTGGATCCAAAGATCGTGGGGACACCAGGTACACCGGCGGCTTCGCGATCTATGATGCACCCGAGCCGTGGGGACCGTGGACCACCGCCTACTACACGGAGAAGTGGGATGTTGGCCCTGGCGAGCACGGCGACTTTCCCAGCAAGTGGATGAGTGAGGACGGGAAGACGCTGTATCTCGTTTTCTCTGGGGAAGATAGCTTCTCCGTGCGGGAGGTGACGGTGAGAGGGGAGTAA
- a CDS encoding pectate lyase yields the protein MKPLLLFLLLGFSATVALFPLHAKESIPVTRLPAFPGAEGAGKWSKGGRGGKVIAVTNLNDSGPGSLRAAVDMREPRTVIFRVSGTIELQKPIRIAHPFITIAGQTAPGDGICLKGQELQIGATHDVIVRYLRCRLGDKTSKASERDAISIWDARDVIIDHCSATWSTDECLSVTNDSDRVTVQHCLIAEALTEHSYGSIIGSHRGAISYLYNLYACNRARNPRPGGYQTTPGHADDPGPQIDFRHNVIFNWDSGPGYTGAGYADQPERIAMNYVGNYLKPGLDTAATYRDRAFVIYKGATAELYLDGNVSGDGTVSRPATPQSDLLIPSPGCTLIHRETPLPLEPLTEKENLKAIDAYKRALEIVGASKPARDAADTRIVNGVRDGTGRRKMTIPDDAWPTLNNQDALPDQDNDGLPDAWEQSQGLNSNDPSDANKPSTPNGYTHLEVWMNAL from the coding sequence ATGAAGCCGCTCCTCCTGTTCCTGCTCCTCGGCTTCTCTGCTACCGTCGCCCTCTTCCCTCTCCACGCCAAAGAATCCATCCCTGTCACCCGCCTGCCCGCCTTCCCCGGTGCTGAAGGCGCAGGCAAGTGGTCCAAGGGCGGACGCGGCGGCAAGGTCATTGCAGTGACCAATCTCAACGATTCCGGCCCCGGCAGCCTGCGTGCCGCCGTGGACATGCGCGAGCCGCGTACGGTCATCTTCCGCGTGTCCGGCACCATCGAACTGCAGAAGCCCATCCGCATCGCGCATCCCTTCATCACCATCGCCGGCCAGACAGCGCCCGGCGATGGCATCTGCCTGAAAGGGCAAGAGCTACAAATCGGCGCGACGCATGATGTCATTGTGCGCTACCTCCGTTGCCGCCTCGGTGACAAAACGTCCAAGGCCAGCGAGCGCGACGCCATCAGCATCTGGGACGCACGAGATGTCATCATCGACCACTGCTCCGCGACGTGGAGCACGGATGAATGCCTCTCTGTCACGAATGACTCGGACCGCGTCACCGTGCAGCATTGCCTCATCGCGGAAGCGCTCACCGAGCATTCGTACGGCTCCATCATCGGCTCGCATCGCGGCGCCATTTCGTATCTCTACAATCTCTATGCGTGCAACCGCGCCCGCAATCCACGCCCGGGTGGTTACCAGACCACACCTGGCCATGCCGACGATCCCGGCCCACAAATCGACTTCCGGCACAACGTGATTTTCAATTGGGACTCCGGTCCCGGCTACACCGGCGCGGGTTACGCCGACCAGCCGGAGCGCATCGCCATGAACTACGTGGGGAACTACCTCAAGCCCGGCCTCGATACTGCGGCCACGTATCGCGATCGCGCCTTCGTCATTTACAAAGGTGCGACAGCAGAGCTTTACCTCGATGGCAACGTGTCTGGAGATGGCACCGTCTCACGTCCCGCGACTCCGCAATCAGACCTGCTCATCCCCAGTCCGGGTTGCACCCTCATCCATCGCGAAACGCCTCTGCCCCTGGAGCCCCTCACGGAAAAAGAAAACCTCAAGGCAATCGACGCCTACAAACGTGCGCTCGAAATCGTCGGCGCCAGTAAACCCGCACGCGATGCCGCAGACACCCGCATCGTCAACGGTGTGCGCGATGGCACCGGCCGTCGCAAGATGACTATCCCCGATGATGCGTGGCCCACGCTGAACAACCAAGATGCTTTGCCCGACCAGGACAACGACGGCCTGCCCGACGCGTGGGAACAATCCCAGGGCCTCAATTCCAACGATCCCAGCGACGCCAACAAACCATCCACGCCAAACGGCTACACCCATCTAGAGGTGTGGATGAATGCTCTATAG
- a CDS encoding TIM barrel protein gives MNTSRRHFLKSASLAGAASALAPVLSNSSAVAAAAGGKAAQEYCFFTKHLQGLSYAEIADIAASLDGMTGIEAPIRPKGQVEPERVEEDLPKYVEELKKRKLGLTIMTSGINEVSKEQNTEKVLRTAKALGVPHYRMNYNKYDLSKPIWPQLQEWKAKFKDLIALSSEIGIQPLYQNHSGKDYLGAPVWDVFTLMQDYPAKDWAFAFDFYHATVEGSLSWPLELNLVRDRIGAVYFKNFKWGEKKAEPCPLGEGVVGKDQVAMLKKINFTGPISLHVEYLKGSMEQPGYKEEAIAATKRDFAVLREWWG, from the coding sequence ATGAACACCTCCCGCCGTCATTTCCTCAAGTCCGCCTCCCTCGCCGGTGCCGCATCCGCTTTGGCGCCGGTGCTTTCCAACTCCTCCGCCGTCGCCGCAGCCGCGGGCGGCAAGGCAGCCCAGGAGTACTGCTTTTTCACGAAGCACCTGCAGGGCCTCAGCTATGCGGAGATTGCGGACATTGCCGCCAGCCTGGACGGCATGACGGGCATCGAGGCACCCATCCGTCCGAAGGGGCAGGTGGAGCCGGAACGGGTGGAGGAGGACCTGCCCAAGTACGTGGAAGAGCTGAAGAAGCGGAAGCTCGGCCTGACCATCATGACCTCCGGCATCAATGAAGTGAGCAAGGAGCAGAACACGGAAAAAGTCCTGCGTACCGCGAAGGCCCTCGGCGTGCCGCACTACCGGATGAACTACAACAAGTACGACCTGAGCAAGCCCATCTGGCCGCAGCTCCAGGAGTGGAAGGCGAAGTTCAAGGACCTCATCGCGCTGAGCAGCGAGATTGGCATCCAGCCACTGTATCAGAATCACTCGGGCAAGGACTACCTCGGCGCGCCCGTGTGGGATGTCTTCACGCTCATGCAGGATTATCCCGCGAAGGATTGGGCCTTCGCGTTCGACTTCTACCACGCCACCGTGGAGGGCAGCCTCTCCTGGCCGTTGGAACTCAATCTCGTGCGCGACCGCATCGGGGCCGTGTACTTCAAGAATTTCAAGTGGGGTGAGAAGAAAGCCGAGCCCTGCCCGCTGGGTGAAGGCGTGGTGGGCAAGGATCAGGTCGCCATGCTGAAGAAGATTAACTTCACCGGCCCCATCTCCCTGCACGTGGAGTACCTGAAGGGCAGCATGGAGCAGCCCGGATATAAGGAAGAAGCCATCGCAGCGACGAAGCGTGACTTCGCGGTGCTGCGGGAGTGGTGGGGGTGA